The Schizosaccharomyces pombe strain 972h- genome assembly, chromosome: I genome contains a region encoding:
- the ina22 gene encoding protein Ina22, with translation MLRWSSTYTFGLLWLIIGSEAFHLNALKQDHLERMKQYDAKIRLAKHEFDDTSNETK, from the coding sequence ATGTTACGTTGGTCATCAACGTATACGTTCGGGCTATTATGGCTCATCATCGGTAGCGAAGCATTTCATCTGAATGCTCTGAAGCAAGATCATTTGGAGCGTATGAAACAATACGATGCAAAAATTCGGCTAGCGAAACATGAATTTGATGATACAAGTAATGAAACAAAGTAA
- the rlc1 gene encoding myosin II regulatory light chain Rlc1 has product MFSSKENSLGAKRAPFSSNTTSSQRVAAQAAKRASSGAFAQLTSSQIQELKEAFALLDKDGDGNIGREDVKTMLTSLNQDASEDSINHMFESINPPINLAAFLTAMGSMLCRISPRNDLLEAFSTFDDTQSGKIPISTMRDALSSMGDRMDPQEVESILRSYTSHGVFYYEKFVDAIAGSKDSN; this is encoded by the coding sequence ATGTTCTCTTCGAAGGAAAATTCCTTAGGTGCTAAACGTGCcccattttcatcaaatacAACATCTTCTCAAAGAGTTGCTGCCCAAGCCGCTAAACGAGCATCTTCTGGTGCATTTGCGCAACTTACTTCTTCCCAAATTCAAGAACTTAAAGAGGCTTTTGCCCTATTAGACAAAGATGGTGACGGTAATATTGGAAGAGAGGATGTCAAAACCATGCTTACTTCTTTGAATCAGGATGCCTCCGAAGATTCAATCAATCACATGTTTGAGTCAATAAATCCGCCTATTAATTTAGCCGCTTTTCTCACTGCGATGGGTAGTATGCTGTGTCGAATCTCCCCCAGAAATGATCTACTAGAAGCGTTCTCTACATTCGATGATACTCAATCCGGCAAAATTCCAATTTCCACTATGAGAGATGCTTTGTCAAGTATGGGTGATAGAATGGATCCTCAAGAAGTCGAGTCTATTTTACGCTCGTACACCAGTCATGGTGTATTCTATTACGAGAAATTCGTTGATGCTATTGCTGGGTCAAAAGATAGCAATTGA